Genomic window (Candidatus Binatus sp.):
ATGAAGCGTGCGCGGCGGTATGTCCGGTAGATTGCTGCATCCCCGACCCGGCCAACGTCGAGAGCGAAGGCGTGCTGCTCGCGCGCGCCCGCAAGTTGCATCCCGACGAGACGATCCCCGACGACCCGCCGTCGCGCTTTCGCAAACCGGCGGTCGCGGCCAGCGCGCAAGCGCCCGCGCCAGCCGCAGCAGTCGAAGCAGTCGCGCCGGTCGCGCCCAAGCCAGCGCCCGCGCCGGCGGAGGCTGCTAAACCTGCAGCGGCGCCAACTGCGGCACCCAAGCCTGCCGTGGCGGCGGCGAAACCTGTGGTCGCACCAGCAGCGGCGGCGCCGGCAGCGGCAACCTCAGCGGATCGCGCAGAATTCGATCCGCTCGCGTGGGAAGTGCCCGTCATCTGCAAGGATTGCAACGGGCCGTGGAAGATTCCGTACCGGCTGTTCGCGCAGGGCGTGGTGTTCCATTGCCCGTCATGCTTGGGATCATTCGTGCCGAAGACCGCGATGTACCGGGCTGTGAGGGAGACTTTCGAGGGCTTCTACAATCGGCGTCGGGCGCAACGGGAGGCATTCGAGCGCAAGCCGGCGCGCGACGCGGCGGCGTTCGAAGCGAAGCAGGCGGCCGAAATGAAAGAGTTCAAGCAGAAGCTCGAGGCGCTGGCGCATTCGATGAAGCCAGCGGGCAAGACGGTGAGGCCGAAAGGCATCGCCGCGATGTTCACGTAGACAGGGGCCAGCCCCTGCACCCATGCCGGGGAAAAGACCGAACAGAGTTAGCGAAATCCGAACCGGGTTTCGCGCTTCCTGTGATCTAGTGATGAACGGGCGGAGTAAATTAGCGCGGCGTCGCGGCGCCGTTTTTCAGCGGGCGGAGCGCAAAGAAATTGCACTGCATGATCAGTGCTGGCCTCGTGGAGTCAGTTGGTGGGCAATCGCATTGCCGAAAGAGTCGCCCACGAAGTCGATTTGCGTGCAGGCGCCGGTCTTGTAGTCGAGATCGAGCAGGAGGTTGCGGATGGCGCGCCGCTTGATCGAGTTGATCAGACCGGCGACGGCCTGGGGATCGCCGGTCGATATCGCAGCGACTTCGGCAGCGTCGAGATTGCTGGCGCGGCAGAACTCGCGAGCTTGATCCTCGCTGGAGAACGCGAGCACGCGGGCCCACGGCGCGCCTTTTTCCTGAAAGACGATCAGCGCGCCCGCAGAATCCAGGAGCAGATGGATCTCTTTGGGGATCGAAGAACTCACGCGCCTTCGACCGTGAGCTTGCCCGTGCGAATAGCCGCCGCGCGCTGACGGACGAGCGCCGGATAGGTGTAGTAGTGCTCGCCGCTCAGGTGCAGGAACGAATCGATGTCAACCTCGTCGAGTTCGAGCTTTGCAATCGCGCGCTCGGCGGCCTGGCGGTTGGGAGATTTGACGATCGAATCGTAGAGCATGCGGGCTTGTGCGGATTGGAAATCCTCGCGCGGCGGAAGGCCCCCGGCGCCGAGTTTGCCTGAGTGAAAGTTGTCGAGAATGAAGCGCAACGCTTTCAGTTCGTGGCGCAGGATGTCGATTGGTTTGAGCGAATCGCGCGGCATAGGAGCGAGCTTATCGCCGCGAGTCGCGGTGATTCAACACGCGGCGCGAGCGCCGGCGGTTGGAGCGATCAGTCGCCTTTGATCAAACGATGGATGGCGCTCAGATGGCGCTGCGAGTCGCGTTTGCGGCCCATCGTTTCGTACATGTCGGCGGCGTTGCGATGGGCCTCGACGTTGGCGGGATCGCATTCCAGCGTGCGCAAAAAACTTCGCAGTGCATTCTGGTGCTCGTCCTTCTTGCGGTAGAGCAGGCCGAGTTTCAGATGAACGTCGGCGCTGGCGGGAACGATCGCGGCCGCGCCGAGCAGATGGCGGAGCGCGCCGCCGAGGTCGCCCTCGCGTTCGAGCAGCGTGGCGAGGCGCAGATGCGCCTCGAAGTTGCCGGGCTCGCGGCCGACGAGCTCGCTGTAGATGTTGAGCGCGCGCAGCGGATCCTCGTCGGCGACCCGGCGCGCCTCGTCGAAGCGCTCACGCACGCGGGCGGGACCGAAACCGTCCTCGACCGTGCCGGGCTGATAGCTGCGGTCAAAGTCGAGCAACAACTGGCCGGTCTCGGCCTCGATCAGCGAGGGACCGTCGCGCACGACGATGCGGCCTTCGTCATTGACCAGTTTCAGCGAGGTGACTGAGCGGTTTGGATCGACGAGCGCGCGCCCCCGCTCGATGCATCGCTGGATCGGATCGATATGCTGGCGGCTGGCGAGCAGCTCCTTGGCGAGGCGCATCTCGAGCAGATCATTGAACGCGAACCGATACTTGCGACCGCCTGCATTCAGCGGGCGCACAAGATTGCGCTTGACCCAGTAGCGAATACGCTCGGGAGTGACCGCGAGAATTCTCGCAGCCGTGCGCGTGGAAAAAGTTTTGTCCCCGCCGCCCGCCTCTACCATCTTCAATCCCAACGTCGAGAAGTATAGGGAGTCGGGCGCACGCTCTCAACGAGGCGCGCAATGGTTTCTCAACACCTGTGGAGCGCTCGGCAGCTAACCGCGAATTTCCTTGAGCGCGCGAGCGACGCGGACCACAGCCTCGACGCCGTTTTTGGCGTTGTCGATTCGCGCGACGGCCTGGTCGTCGGTCATCCCGGGGCCGGTGATGGCGAGACCGACCGGCTTGTCAAACTCGATCGAGAGCCGGATGCCGGCGTCGGCGATCGCATGCGCGATCAGCTCGTCGTGATTGGTATCGCCCTTGATCACCGCGCCGATCATCACCACGCCGTCGATTTCCTTGCGCCGCAGCAGAGCCTTTACGACCGGGGCCATGTCGTACACGCCGGGAACGAGGACCACGCGCGCGACCTCGACTCCGAGCGATTCGGCGTGGCGACGCGCCCGCTGTTCCATCGGCGCGGTCACCTCGGAGTTGAACTCCGAAACTACGAAGGCAATTTTCATCGTGTGGCCAGGTCGATCGTGACGGCGTCGCGAATCTCGACGCCGTTGCGTTTGAGATATGACTTCAGCGCGGGTATCGGATGCTCTCCATAATGAACGATGGATGCGACGATCGCGGCGTCGGCGAGGCCGGTGGTGAACGCGTCGCGCAGATGAGCGGGTTCGCCGGCTCCGCCTGACGCAATCACGGGGATGGAAACGGCTTCGCTGATGCGCCGCGTGATCTCGAGATCGTAACCGAGCTTGGTGCCGTCACGATCGATCGAGTTGATGCACAGCTCGCCGGCGCCAAGCCGCTCGCCCTCCAGCGACCATGCCAGCGCGTCGCGGCCGGTGGGCTGGCGCCCGCCGTCGATCACGACTTCGTAACCGGTCGGCACCTCGGGACGAGCGCCGGTTTTTTTCACTTGCATCGAGAGCACCACGCACTGGCTGCCGAACGCGCGCGCGCCCTCGGAGATAAGCGCGGGATGGCGAACCGCGCCGGAGTCGATCGAGACTTTCTCGGCGCCCGCGAGCAGCACGGCGCGCATGTCTTCCAGCGTGCGAAGCCCGCCGCCGACGCTGAAAGGAATGAAAATTTCGCGCGCGACCGCGCGCACCACGTCGAGCATGATGCCGCGGCGCTCGTTGGATGCGGTGATATCGTAGAAGACGATCTCGTCTGCGCCCTCGTTGTAGTAGTAGCGCGCCATCGCGACCGGATCGCCCACATCGACGTTCTTAAGGAAGCGCACGCCCTTGGTGACTTTCCCGTCACGCACGTCGAGGCACGGGATGATTCGTTTCGCGAGCATCGTCAGCAACTCATCCGGCAAAAGTTGTCGAGCAGTTTGAGGCCGGCCGCACCGCTCTTTTCGAGATGGAATTGAGTCGCGAGCACGTTGTCGCGCGCGACCGCCGCGGTGAACGCAACGCCGTAGTCGGAAGCGGCAATCGCCATCGAGGGGTCGTCGGGAATCGGATAATACGAATTGACGAAATAGAAGTGGGTGTTGTCAGGCACGCCGGCGAAGACTCGATGAGGGCGGGTCTGGCGCACGCGGTTCCATCCGATTTGCGGGACCTTGAGCGGACGGCCGTCAATCGAGCGCGGGTAGCGCACGACGCGGCCGGCGATAATGCCGAGGCAATCGGCATCGTCCTCTTCGCTGCGATCGAGCAGCACCTGGATGCCGATGCAGATGCCCAGAAATGGTTTGCCGGCGCGGGCTACGTCGTTGCGGAGAACTTCGACCAGTCCGAGCGCGCGCAGATTTTCCATCGTGGCGCCGGCGGCGCCGACTCCCGGCAGGATTACGCGATCGGCGGCGGCGATGCGCTCGGCGCGATCGGTTATCTCGGATCGATGGCCGAGGAATTCGAGCGCGCGCTGAACGCTGGTGAGGTTGCCGGCTTTGTAATCGACGATTGCGATCATGGCTCCGTCCAGACAAGCCGATCATAGCTGGAGTCGCAACGCCACCCAAGGCGCGGTGGGCCGGCGCCGGCGCAAGTCCCCGGCGATTGCGCGGTCAGGATCGAAGGGTCGTGAATCCGACGAGTCGAGATCTCAGTCGGGGTTCTTGCCCTCCACCGAGTTTTCCAGCACCGCGCCGGTCTTCGCGTCGATTCCGACTTCGTGCTTGGCCGTGTTATGGCGAATGACGAACGAGTAGCGGAGTCCGCTGCCGCCAGATTCCTTCTCAAGTTCCTCCGAGACGATCTTGCCCGGATAGGTCTTAAGTGCGGCCTCGCGTGCCTGCGCCAGTGTAACGCTTGCGTCCGCGAGATACTTCTCGCCATTAAAGGCGAAGGCGGTTCCGGTCAAGAGAGTCGCGATCAGAATGCTAGTCAAAAATCGACGATAACTACACATCGTGGCATTATAGATGACGTGCGCCCTTTACCCAAGCAGACGGGGATGCGCCATCGGATCAGAGTTCGGCGCGGATGTCCTGCTGGTCGGAGAGCACGCGCACTTTTACGTGATGCTCTTCCGAGTCGCCGAGCGATCCCCAGTGCATCGCGAAGTTCTCGAGCTGGACGTCGGAGTTGAAGCGTGCCGACACGCCCATCACGACTTCATCGACGCTGAGAAGAAACGCCATGCGGGCGATCGCATAGACCTGGTCGTTGGAGACGCACACCAGCGGCGTGACGGCGCGGCCGTGATCCTCGCAGACCTTGACGACTTTGCTGAACAATTTTTCTTCGGCGTCGGTGAAGATTTGACCGCCGTCGCTGGAGGCAAATCCCCTCTCGGTTCGCACGGTCAGCGCGATCAGTTTGGCGTCATCGGGCTCGGACAAGTAACGATGCAAATGTGCGAGATTGTTGGGATCGCGGATCGCAATCAGCCGCTTGTGCGGGGCGACCAGGCCGAGATGAATCGGATCGACCTGGGCTTCTTCGACCAGTTGCAGATTAAACTTCTCGGGTTCCTCGCCGTAGGCATGCTGGGCCTGGCCGTTGATCTTTTCCGAAATCTCGAAAATCACGAACAGCGCGAGCGTGAAGCTGAGGCCTGAGATCGTTGCGACCTGCTTGGTGAACAGGTTGATGATTGCGGTCGCCAACAAAACCACAAACGTCAGCGTGAGACCGAGCGGGAAGTCCTGGCCGCCGGGGCGGAACCAGGTCAGATTCAGCGGCATCCTCCACAAGCGATGGTACTTTTCTTTGTAGCGCAGAATCAGCACGGAGAGCGTTTTGAAGACGAAGCTCCAGATGACGCCGAATGCGTAAGCCTCGCCGAGCACGAACATGTCGCCGCGCGAGAGCACGATGGTGGCGATTTGGAGCATCGCGACCATATTCACGATGCGATAGTTGGTGCCGAATTTTTTGTGCGGATGGCGGAACCAGTCGAGCAGCACGCCGTCTTCCGCGACCCGAGTAAGCACGCCGGTCGAACCGACAATCGCGGTGTTAACGGCGCCGGCCAGAATCAGGAATCCGACGAATACCACGAACGCGCGTAGCGCTATTCGCGCCCACAGCGGACCGACCATGAACATCGCGAGCCCGCCGATCAGATCGTCGCCGTAATTCGACATCCGGACGCTGTCCGGGATGATCATGACCGCGAAAAAAGACACCAACGACGTCAGCAGCAGGCTGTAAATGAAGATGACCAGGCCGGTGCGCAGGAGATTCTTGAGCTTGGGCGCCTCGATCTCGCGATTGATTTGCGCCAGAGATTCCTCACCCGACATCGCGAGGATCGAATGGCCGAACGCGATCAGGATTCCAAGCGTGCCGATGGTGCGCGCGCCGGGAAAGTGCTTGAGCCATCCCAGCGAGTCGTCGGTGAACTTCAACTCGAACGGCGGCAGATGCGCGCCGCGCATGAAAATCGTCAGGCCGCACCATACGATCATAATCACGGCCATCACGGTCGTGACCTGCATGATTCGCATCGCCTTGCCGCTGGATTCCTCGATGCCAAGAATATTCTGACGCCAGAAATATACGGTCACGGCGATGGCGAAGAAGGCGGCCGAGAAATCAGCCGGCAGAACAATTCCGGAATGCGCAAGCTTGAGCAGCTCGTTGATCAAACCGACCAGGTATTGGCCGGCCGAAACGCCGCTGATCGGCCCGGTCAGGATGTAGTCGAACATCAGCGCCGACACCGAGATTTTTGCCAGCGTCGAGCCCATCGCTTCTTTGACGACCCGATATACACCGCCGCGCGTAAACATCGAGCACGATTCCACGTACACGGCGCGCACCGCGTACGAGAACAGCATGACCGCAAGAATGAAATACGGGGCAGAGCGACCGCAGGCCTGCTCGACGATGCCGCCGATGTAGTAGGCTGTCGAGGCGAGATCGCACAGTACGATCGCGGACGCTCGCCAGAAGGAAATGAAGGCAAGCATCCCGGTGGTAACTACGATTGCTTTGGTTTGTCTGCCGAAGCTCGCCTGCGGCTGAGCCCGCTCGGCGCTGGGTACTTTAGGGGTGGCTGCCAACTATGAATCTCCCGAGCAAACGCCGAAAACACCGGCGACGCAGGGTTTCAATGTGCAAGATGCAGACCGCAATGATTCCGCATATTCTTGTTGCCTTTTGTGGACCTTGACCTGCGAAACGCAATGAGTTGAGCGGTTATAGACGTGCAACGTGCAATACTACGATATACGAGCACTCTTGATGCTGCCAGCCGGTCGAGCGGTAGAATGGAAATTGCGCAACTAGCCGGAGAAACGCTTGGCTAACATCCTTGTCGTCGATGACGACCGCAACATCCGCCGCACTCTGGCGGCGAGCCTTGAGTCCGCAAGTCATCAAGTGACCGTGGCGGAGAATGCGGAACGTGCGCTGGAACTGTTGGGGCCGTCGGCGCCCGCAGTAGTCGTCTCCGACATCCGCATGGAAGGGATGGGCGGGCTGAAGCTGCTCGAGTCGATCAAACGGCTCAACCCAGGGCTGCCGGTGGTGATGATGACGGCGTTCGGCTCGATTCCCGATGCGGTCGAGGCGATGCGCCAGGGGGCGTACGACTACGTCACCAAGCCGTTCACGGCCGACCACATCGCGCACGTCGTTGCGCGCGCGCTCGAGGTGCAAGAACTGCGCGCCGAGAACAAAGAATTGCGCGATCGGATCGAAAGCCTTGGCGAGCCCGAGCCGTTCCTCACGTACAGTCCGCATTCGCGAAAGCTCGCGGAGACGGCAGCGCAGGTGGCTGACAGCGACGCGACTGCCTTGATCACCGGCGAAAGCGGCACCGGCAAGAGCATGCTGGCGTCGTACATACATCGCTTGAGTCCGCGCAAAGATGGACCGTTCGTGCAGGTCGCATGCACGACGCTCAGCGAGCATCTGCTGGAAAGCGAACTGTTCGGCCACGTGCGCGGTTCGTTTACCGGAGCGATAAAGGACAAGCCCGGGCGGCTTGAAGCGGCCGAGGGCGGGACCGTTCTGCTCGACGAGATCGGCGACCTGACGCCGGTGGTTCAGTCCAAGCTGCTGCGTTTTCTGCACGAGCGGACGTTCGAGCGGGTCGGCGGCGCGCAGACGATCAAAGTGGATGCGCGCATAATCGCCGCGACCAATCAGCATCTCGAGCAGCTGGTCAAAGAAAAGCGCTTCCGCGAGGATCTCTATTACCGGCTCAACGTGATCGAATTGCAGGTGCCGGCGCTGCGCGACAGGCCTGGAGAAATCCTGAAACTGGCCGAGTACTTCGCGGCGCAAGCCGCACAGACACATCACAAGCCGGCCCATTCGATCGCCCCCGAGGCGCGCGAGGCGCTGGTGTCTTACTCGTGGCCGGGCAATATCCGCGAGCTTCGCAACGTGATGGAACGCGCGGTAATCCTGAGCCGCGGTGAGACGATCGATCTAAGCGATCTGCCGGACAAAATACTCGCGTCCCCCGACAAACTCGATCACAGCCATACGCTGGAGCAGATGGAGCGACGGCATATCGAAGTGGTGCTCGAGCAGGCAATGACGCTTGAAGAAGCGGCCGAGATGCTGGGAATCAACGTCGCGACACTGTGGCGAAAGCGCCGGAGATACGGCCTGGACTAAACAGTTGGAGAAAAAGACGGAAGACGGCGCCGGCGCGCTCCGCGATGGAGCGCGCCGGTAATCGAATCGTCATTCAGCAGGCGATCTGCGCGACTATTTTTTGTTGAGCACGCCCTCGAGACGGCTGTGACTCTTCACGCACACGCCGAGGCTGTCGAACGGACTTGGCCAGTCGTGCTTAACGCAATAGGGCAGCGCGGCCATATCGTTGTCAGTGTATCCGCGCGACGTGAGATCCTTCCTGATGCAGTCGCTGTGCGCCTTGTTGGAGCCCGCGACCGCGGCGGCGTCGTCGGCAGCTTCCGCAATCAACGCGTCGCGAAGCGCGATCTTCACCGCCGGGTCTTCGCTCTTGCCCAGCGCGCCCGCCATGCTGCTCGACGGACCGCAGGTCCCAACCGCGTCAATGAACGCCTCTTCGAGGCCGGTCGTAGTAAGATCTTTTGCGAATCCCACACTCACGGCGGTCATCAGCATGCTTGTCGCGATCAATGCCACAGCAACTCGTTTCATCGTACTCGTCCTCCAAGTAGAGATGTGACTCGGGAAAAGCGGCCTACCATTGACAATTTTATATTTTTACGATGCGACCGCCAATGAAGTCCAGCGAACGCGACTAATCTTGGGCTCAGTGGCACAACCTCCCGGTTCCGGCGGGCACACGGCTTGACGAAAACTGCTGCTTGATGAAAGTGTCGGCTGCAGTCA
Coding sequences:
- a CDS encoding APC family permease, encoding MAATPKVPSAERAQPQASFGRQTKAIVVTTGMLAFISFWRASAIVLCDLASTAYYIGGIVEQACGRSAPYFILAVMLFSYAVRAVYVESCSMFTRGGVYRVVKEAMGSTLAKISVSALMFDYILTGPISGVSAGQYLVGLINELLKLAHSGIVLPADFSAAFFAIAVTVYFWRQNILGIEESSGKAMRIMQVTTVMAVIMIVWCGLTIFMRGAHLPPFELKFTDDSLGWLKHFPGARTIGTLGILIAFGHSILAMSGEESLAQINREIEAPKLKNLLRTGLVIFIYSLLLTSLVSFFAVMIIPDSVRMSNYGDDLIGGLAMFMVGPLWARIALRAFVVFVGFLILAGAVNTAIVGSTGVLTRVAEDGVLLDWFRHPHKKFGTNYRIVNMVAMLQIATIVLSRGDMFVLGEAYAFGVIWSFVFKTLSVLILRYKEKYHRLWRMPLNLTWFRPGGQDFPLGLTLTFVVLLATAIINLFTKQVATISGLSFTLALFVIFEISEKINGQAQHAYGEEPEKFNLQLVEEAQVDPIHLGLVAPHKRLIAIRDPNNLAHLHRYLSEPDDAKLIALTVRTERGFASSDGGQIFTDAEEKLFSKVVKVCEDHGRAVTPLVCVSNDQVYAIARMAFLLSVDEVVMGVSARFNSDVQLENFAMHWGSLGDSEEHHVKVRVLSDQQDIRAEL
- the hisH gene encoding imidazole glycerol phosphate synthase subunit HisH, with the protein product MIAIVDYKAGNLTSVQRALEFLGHRSEITDRAERIAAADRVILPGVGAAGATMENLRALGLVEVLRNDVARAGKPFLGICIGIQVLLDRSEEDDADCLGIIAGRVVRYPRSIDGRPLKVPQIGWNRVRQTRPHRVFAGVPDNTHFYFVNSYYPIPDDPSMAIAASDYGVAFTAAVARDNVLATQFHLEKSGAAGLKLLDNFCRMSC
- a CDS encoding sigma-54 dependent transcriptional regulator, whose protein sequence is MANILVVDDDRNIRRTLAASLESASHQVTVAENAERALELLGPSAPAVVVSDIRMEGMGGLKLLESIKRLNPGLPVVMMTAFGSIPDAVEAMRQGAYDYVTKPFTADHIAHVVARALEVQELRAENKELRDRIESLGEPEPFLTYSPHSRKLAETAAQVADSDATALITGESGTGKSMLASYIHRLSPRKDGPFVQVACTTLSEHLLESELFGHVRGSFTGAIKDKPGRLEAAEGGTVLLDEIGDLTPVVQSKLLRFLHERTFERVGGAQTIKVDARIIAATNQHLEQLVKEKRFREDLYYRLNVIELQVPALRDRPGEILKLAEYFAAQAAQTHHKPAHSIAPEAREALVSYSWPGNIRELRNVMERAVILSRGETIDLSDLPDKILASPDKLDHSHTLEQMERRHIEVVLEQAMTLEEAAEMLGINVATLWRKRRRYGLD
- the ribH gene encoding 6,7-dimethyl-8-ribityllumazine synthase, translated to MKIAFVVSEFNSEVTAPMEQRARRHAESLGVEVARVVLVPGVYDMAPVVKALLRRKEIDGVVMIGAVIKGDTNHDELIAHAIADAGIRLSIEFDKPVGLAITGPGMTDDQAVARIDNAKNGVEAVVRVARALKEIRG
- a CDS encoding MerR family transcriptional regulator produces the protein MVEAGGGDKTFSTRTAARILAVTPERIRYWVKRNLVRPLNAGGRKYRFAFNDLLEMRLAKELLASRQHIDPIQRCIERGRALVDPNRSVTSLKLVNDEGRIVVRDGPSLIEAETGQLLLDFDRSYQPGTVEDGFGPARVRERFDEARRVADEDPLRALNIYSELVGREPGNFEAHLRLATLLEREGDLGGALRHLLGAAAIVPASADVHLKLGLLYRKKDEHQNALRSFLRTLECDPANVEAHRNAADMYETMGRKRDSQRHLSAIHRLIKGD
- the hisF gene encoding imidazole glycerol phosphate synthase subunit HisF; protein product: MLAKRIIPCLDVRDGKVTKGVRFLKNVDVGDPVAMARYYYNEGADEIVFYDITASNERRGIMLDVVRAVAREIFIPFSVGGGLRTLEDMRAVLLAGAEKVSIDSGAVRHPALISEGARAFGSQCVVLSMQVKKTGARPEVPTGYEVVIDGGRQPTGRDALAWSLEGERLGAGELCINSIDRDGTKLGYDLEITRRISEAVSIPVIASGGAGEPAHLRDAFTTGLADAAIVASIVHYGEHPIPALKSYLKRNGVEIRDAVTIDLATR
- a CDS encoding PepSY domain-containing protein; this encodes MCSYRRFLTSILIATLLTGTAFAFNGEKYLADASVTLAQAREAALKTYPGKIVSEELEKESGGSGLRYSFVIRHNTAKHEVGIDAKTGAVLENSVEGKNPD